A stretch of the Sphingobacterium thalpophilum genome encodes the following:
- a CDS encoding TlpA disulfide reductase family protein produces the protein MMRKPVKLALVPLLSIPLITIGQTDETFTIHGKIDTIPNAKYRIMYKNNDKVIRDSLQLSADRTFTFRGSIGEPTHFNLIIDNTFNPRLVKDQIVYAFWVSPGDNLIFHGLTGWLSGSKDNLYTDESKYELKGSALDKSALDYVEKQRTLYLTDKDQDNKTRQVDSLKRRFIQNNPNSFYSLYLLNRSFRTWKDQPELLDSLYNGLSAQLKNSYSGILLYKKMMASAQLEIGKSLPTFELPNADGKLISLDDFKGKYVLVDFWASWCGPCRQEFPYLRSLYNEYRSKNFEILGISIDEIKKDWLQAVHDENLTWTNLSDSGGFKGELFQIFGLNGVPDNFLLDRNGKIVARNLRGHELKTVLEKLIAQTK, from the coding sequence TCCGAATGCAAAATATCGGATCATGTATAAAAATAATGATAAAGTAATTCGTGATTCACTACAGTTGTCGGCTGATCGAACCTTTACTTTTAGAGGCAGTATCGGAGAACCGACACACTTTAATTTAATTATCGACAATACTTTCAATCCCCGGCTGGTAAAAGATCAAATTGTATACGCATTTTGGGTTTCTCCGGGTGACAATTTAATTTTCCATGGCCTTACAGGTTGGCTGTCGGGCAGTAAAGATAATTTGTATACAGACGAGTCCAAATATGAATTGAAAGGTTCGGCGCTGGATAAATCAGCCTTAGACTATGTTGAAAAGCAAAGAACCCTATATCTTACCGATAAAGACCAAGACAATAAAACGAGACAGGTAGATAGCTTAAAAAGAAGATTTATTCAAAATAATCCGAACAGCTTTTACAGCCTCTACCTACTGAACAGATCGTTTCGAACCTGGAAAGATCAACCTGAATTATTGGACTCATTGTATAACGGCCTGTCTGCCCAGCTCAAAAATAGTTATTCCGGTATATTACTGTATAAAAAGATGATGGCATCTGCTCAGTTGGAGATTGGAAAAAGCCTTCCCACGTTTGAACTGCCCAATGCTGATGGAAAGCTCATTAGCCTCGACGATTTCAAAGGAAAATATGTCTTGGTAGATTTTTGGGCGAGCTGGTGTGGCCCATGCCGCCAGGAATTCCCTTATTTACGGTCACTGTATAACGAATATCGATCGAAAAATTTTGAGATCTTAGGAATATCCATCGATGAAATAAAAAAAGATTGGCTTCAGGCTGTCCATGACGAAAATTTGACTTGGACAAACCTATCCGATAGTGGAGGCTTTAAAGGTGAACTCTTCCAGATCTTTGGTCTCAACGGTGTTCCAGATAACTTTCTGTTAGATAGGAACGGAAAGATTGTGGCGCGCAACCTTAGAGGTCATGAGTTAAAAACGGTATTGGAAAAACTAATTGCGCAAACTAAGTAA
- a CDS encoding exo-beta-N-acetylmuramidase NamZ family protein, producing MKKFTALICLFFLIAQSAISQITPGADRIPEYIDYLKGKRIGMVVNPTSRIGNKLSVDSLLSLGVNIIKVFGPEHGFRGDVGAGVKVKDDVDSKTGIKVVSLYGRTNKPTKKMLEDVDLMIFDIQDIGVRYFTYIGTMHRVMEACAENGKELLILDRPNPNGYFIDGPILDMKYQSGIGMHPVPITHGMTVGEYAQMINGEGWLANGIKCNIKIIPVANYSHDMEYIPPVHMSPNINTYQAVLLYPSTCLFEGTVLSEGRGTKFPFTVIGAPHFKGIYDFSFTPQSIANMSATPIHLGKVCFGLDLRNVDLKKVRSDKKINLSWLIETYRNFPNKEIFFDNKQSKEIVIFDKLAGGQLLEEQIISGMNEDDIRKSWKPGLDRYKLMREKYLLYP from the coding sequence ATGAAAAAATTCACCGCCCTTATCTGCCTCTTCTTTTTGATTGCCCAATCTGCAATTTCACAGATAACACCGGGGGCAGATCGAATACCGGAATATATTGACTACCTGAAGGGTAAAAGAATTGGGATGGTGGTGAACCCAACTTCTCGTATTGGAAACAAATTAAGTGTTGACAGTCTCTTATCCTTGGGAGTCAACATAATTAAAGTGTTTGGTCCTGAGCATGGTTTTCGTGGTGACGTTGGAGCTGGTGTCAAGGTAAAAGACGATGTTGACTCCAAAACGGGAATAAAAGTAGTTTCCCTTTATGGAAGAACGAACAAGCCCACGAAGAAGATGTTAGAGGATGTTGACTTAATGATTTTCGATATACAAGATATTGGAGTGCGGTATTTCACCTATATAGGAACCATGCACCGTGTTATGGAAGCTTGTGCGGAGAATGGCAAGGAACTGCTCATTTTGGACCGGCCGAATCCGAACGGATACTTCATCGACGGTCCTATCCTCGACATGAAATATCAATCGGGCATTGGCATGCACCCGGTGCCAATTACTCATGGTATGACAGTTGGCGAATATGCTCAGATGATCAATGGTGAAGGCTGGCTGGCAAATGGCATCAAATGTAATATAAAGATTATACCGGTCGCCAACTATAGTCATGACATGGAATATATTCCACCTGTTCATATGTCGCCTAATATCAACACCTACCAGGCTGTTCTGTTGTACCCGTCTACATGCTTATTCGAAGGAACGGTATTGAGTGAAGGAAGAGGTACAAAATTTCCGTTCACGGTAATTGGAGCGCCGCATTTCAAGGGCATCTATGACTTCTCATTCACGCCTCAAAGTATCGCGAACATGAGTGCTACGCCGATTCATCTAGGAAAAGTGTGTTTTGGACTGGACTTGCGAAATGTGGATCTAAAGAAGGTTAGAAGTGACAAGAAAATAAATCTGTCATGGCTAATTGAAACCTATCGCAACTTTCCTAATAAAGAAATATTCTTTGATAATAAACAGAGCAAGGAAATTGTCATCTTCGATAAGTTGGCAGGAGGCCAATTGTTAGAAGAGCAGATAATATCAGGCATGAACGAAGATGATATCCGTAAAAGCTGGAAGCCCGGCCTTGATAGATACAAGCTGATGCGTGAAAAGTATTTACTATATCCATAA
- a CDS encoding serine hydrolase domain-containing protein, translated as MLEKEHIPGLMISIVKKDSILFSGGLGYADLEQKIMVNANTQFHLASVTKFFVAMGIQILISEGRLDLNDRLHDIAPEIPFTNPWESTNPVRIVHLLEHTAGFEDIHVSKMVNTERIPQKGIDAIQSVKSSFTSRWKPGERTSYSNPGYNILGYIIEKISKRPWNEFLKLRLLDPLGMQHTTFDLSGNSHISFAKGYDFSAGKFKPLPLYGPSSNGASSALVSDASDMSRFLHYLLTADENSNILKSKDLDEMERVHSTLASKRGLQTGYALGNDLFPNNKKIPLRGHNGKGEGIVSWIFFNRQKGVAYAISANANVNLYPVSQLIEEYLTQDVSAPILSSVELDGHEIEPMLGYYQFLNPKNERWEFHKRIFGGIRLLSVAGDKLIVDRGHGQIDSLIHMGNKIFRVKGDIIPSVVVGTDDDGRPFFHGYGNGFYRKAPYGPVLLQKTLIYLGLIAALLSMIYTVVGIPMALLRKISVIDLCLVLLPSLGMIAFFVSFRLLGKTEAVSKELLTYMNMTSFSIFAGMLFLGISVAVAACLLYRRWMKIGKKWIKIALAFNTIFLFYLVVLFAVHGWIGIPVWLM; from the coding sequence GTGTTAGAGAAGGAACATATTCCCGGTCTGATGATTTCGATCGTTAAGAAAGACAGCATCCTCTTTTCGGGGGGATTGGGATACGCCGACTTGGAGCAAAAAATCATGGTCAATGCAAATACGCAGTTCCATCTGGCATCCGTTACAAAATTTTTCGTCGCTATGGGTATCCAAATATTGATATCCGAGGGTAGGTTGGACCTCAATGATCGATTGCACGATATAGCCCCAGAAATTCCATTTACTAATCCCTGGGAATCGACTAATCCAGTCCGGATCGTCCATCTATTGGAGCATACAGCAGGCTTCGAAGACATCCATGTGAGCAAAATGGTCAATACCGAACGAATACCCCAAAAAGGAATAGATGCCATCCAGTCCGTAAAGAGTTCATTTACCTCTCGATGGAAACCGGGAGAGAGAACATCATACTCAAACCCCGGATATAATATTCTGGGGTATATCATAGAAAAAATTTCCAAAAGGCCATGGAACGAATTCTTAAAGTTAAGACTACTTGATCCACTTGGCATGCAGCACACTACTTTTGACCTAAGTGGCAACAGCCACATTTCGTTTGCGAAGGGTTATGATTTTAGCGCCGGCAAATTTAAGCCTCTTCCGCTATATGGGCCAAGTTCCAATGGAGCCAGTAGCGCTCTGGTCTCAGACGCCTCGGATATGTCCAGGTTCCTGCATTATCTACTCACAGCCGACGAAAATAGCAACATCCTTAAATCCAAAGATCTCGATGAGATGGAAAGAGTACACAGCACGCTGGCGAGCAAAAGAGGGCTGCAAACGGGATATGCTTTGGGTAATGATCTTTTTCCCAATAACAAAAAGATACCGTTGAGGGGGCACAACGGTAAAGGAGAGGGGATAGTATCGTGGATTTTTTTCAACCGGCAAAAGGGCGTTGCCTATGCCATCTCTGCCAACGCCAATGTCAACCTATATCCAGTATCGCAGCTTATCGAAGAGTATCTGACTCAGGATGTTTCCGCGCCGATACTGAGCAGCGTAGAGCTAGATGGCCATGAGATAGAACCGATGCTGGGATATTATCAATTTTTAAATCCAAAAAATGAACGATGGGAGTTCCACAAAAGAATTTTTGGAGGAATACGTCTCCTTTCTGTGGCTGGTGACAAACTGATCGTTGATAGAGGCCATGGTCAGATTGATTCATTAATCCATATGGGTAATAAGATCTTCCGGGTCAAAGGTGACATCATCCCCTCAGTGGTTGTGGGAACTGACGATGACGGAAGGCCTTTCTTCCATGGATATGGCAACGGTTTCTATAGGAAGGCTCCCTATGGTCCAGTGCTGCTGCAGAAGACACTTATTTACCTTGGACTGATCGCTGCACTACTTTCGATGATATACACAGTTGTAGGTATACCGATGGCGCTACTACGTAAAATAAGTGTTATAGATCTCTGTTTGGTACTTCTGCCCAGCCTCGGAATGATCGCATTTTTTGTTTCTTTTCGTCTGTTGGGAAAGACTGAAGCCGTAAGCAAAGAACTGTTAACCTATATGAATATGACAAGCTTTTCCATTTTCGCTGGGATGCTCTTTTTAGGAATCAGTGTTGCGGTGGCAGCCTGCCTATTATATAGGCGCTGGATGAAAATAGGAAAGAAATGGATAAAAATCGCGCTTGCATTCAACACCATTTTCCTCTTCTACCTTGTTGTGCTTTTTGCCGTGCACGGCTGGATCGGCATCCCCGTCTGGCTAATGTAA
- a CDS encoding helix-turn-helix domain-containing protein, translating into MSQINTFAAFYAFSSGALILLGAMLLFKPDTTSSRANRWLGLFYFILACTFAQLFLEEFGIGGNFLVHLLELPRWAMFPCLFMAVRHYTSPSSSVKDWIFHFVPFLLFLLFSIVYLMPVLFDYENHIPRLPYWMRFTIKYFFFVQMVFYWVVCFSLFRRHQKNIRKLASFTEKIDLGWLKFLLMSVLLLILIRIWGLWNIHSANFAPALYFFAIIPLAYSTLTQRSIYSVELYQQPDDNEIQPKREPHERLTTEQVTALRDTVLRDTLSKKIYLDPALTLSALSAQLGINPHELSYVLNNGLGKNFYQFINELRTEEAKVLLLSDNTKHLDMLGVAIMAGFNSKTTFYTTFKKATGLTPKEYIRANSKETGIK; encoded by the coding sequence ATGTCTCAAATAAACACCTTTGCTGCATTTTACGCTTTTTCTTCGGGTGCCTTGATCTTATTGGGAGCCATGCTCTTATTCAAGCCCGACACAACGAGTTCCCGAGCCAATCGATGGCTCGGGCTATTCTATTTTATTCTTGCCTGCACCTTTGCACAACTTTTTCTCGAAGAATTTGGCATCGGAGGAAATTTTTTAGTCCACCTGCTCGAGCTTCCCCGATGGGCGATGTTTCCCTGTCTGTTTATGGCAGTCCGGCATTATACTTCACCTTCTTCTTCGGTCAAAGACTGGATTTTCCATTTCGTGCCTTTTCTGCTGTTCCTGTTGTTTTCCATCGTCTACCTTATGCCGGTTCTCTTTGATTATGAAAACCATATCCCCCGGCTACCATATTGGATGCGTTTTACCATTAAGTACTTTTTCTTTGTCCAGATGGTCTTTTATTGGGTCGTTTGTTTCTCTTTGTTCCGCCGACACCAAAAAAACATAAGGAAGCTCGCTTCATTTACTGAAAAAATTGACCTGGGATGGCTAAAATTTCTATTGATGTCCGTGCTTCTGCTCATCCTGATCCGCATTTGGGGCCTATGGAATATTCACTCAGCCAACTTTGCACCAGCTCTGTATTTTTTCGCAATTATACCTTTGGCGTACTCAACACTGACCCAAAGGTCCATCTATTCCGTCGAGCTGTACCAGCAGCCTGATGATAACGAAATACAACCCAAAAGAGAGCCCCATGAACGACTAACCACAGAACAGGTCACTGCACTCAGGGACACCGTATTGAGAGATACCCTATCCAAAAAAATATATCTTGATCCTGCGCTGACGCTATCGGCGCTATCGGCTCAACTAGGTATCAACCCCCATGAACTATCTTATGTGTTGAATAATGGGCTAGGAAAGAACTTTTACCAGTTTATCAATGAACTGCGTACTGAAGAAGCGAAAGTACTTCTGTTGTCGGATAACACCAAGCACCTGGATATGCTCGGCGTGGCTATCATGGCAGGTTTTAATTCGAAAACAACTTTTTATACGACATTTAAAAAAGCGACAGGACTGACACCAAAAGAATACATCAGAGCAAACTCAAAAGAAACGGGAATTAAATAA
- a CDS encoding SMP-30/gluconolactonase/LRE family protein: protein MSHSVNCSKYCLTLLLLLILLLKGLDVRAQLFSQDSLKLISRQFAFTEGPAVDKEGNIYFTDQPNNKIWKYSTAGELSLFKDAAGRANGLYFDHHGQLLACADEKNEIWSISKDGKVTVLLSNVDGKKLNGPNDLWVDKNGGIYFTDPYYQRDYWCRKKPEMKGQNVYYLPPGKGKRAKVVADDVTKPNGIIGSADGKYLFVADIERNKIYRYNIESDGELSGQTSVIDQGSDGMTLDNQGNIYLTGKGVSIYSPKGVLIGHIEINEPWTANVCFGGKERTDLFITASTAIYRLPMYTKGHE, encoded by the coding sequence ATGTCACATTCAGTTAATTGCAGCAAGTACTGTCTTACACTCCTACTATTATTAATCCTTTTATTAAAAGGGCTAGATGTAAGAGCGCAACTGTTTAGTCAGGACAGCCTGAAATTAATATCCCGGCAGTTTGCCTTTACAGAAGGACCAGCAGTGGACAAAGAAGGTAATATCTATTTTACTGACCAACCTAATAACAAAATCTGGAAATACAGTACAGCAGGTGAGCTTTCTCTTTTTAAAGATGCAGCAGGCCGTGCCAATGGATTGTACTTTGATCATCACGGTCAGCTACTTGCCTGTGCGGATGAAAAAAACGAAATTTGGTCGATAAGCAAAGATGGCAAAGTCACCGTGCTGCTATCAAATGTAGATGGAAAGAAACTGAATGGTCCAAATGATCTATGGGTGGATAAGAATGGAGGCATTTACTTTACAGACCCCTATTATCAGCGTGACTATTGGTGCAGAAAAAAACCGGAGATGAAGGGACAGAATGTTTACTACCTCCCTCCAGGAAAAGGGAAAAGAGCAAAGGTCGTGGCTGATGATGTAACGAAGCCCAACGGTATTATAGGATCGGCGGATGGTAAATATCTTTTTGTAGCAGATATCGAGCGGAATAAAATTTACAGATATAATATTGAATCTGACGGTGAGCTCAGCGGACAAACGTCGGTCATAGACCAGGGATCTGATGGGATGACATTGGACAATCAGGGAAATATTTACCTGACGGGCAAAGGGGTATCTATCTATAGTCCGAAAGGGGTACTGATAGGACATATCGAGATCAATGAACCATGGACCGCCAATGTTTGTTTTGGCGGAAAAGAGCGGACCGATCTATTTATCACAGCTTCAACAGCTATTTATAGGCTTCCGATGTATACAAAAGGGCACGAATAG
- a CDS encoding bifunctional transcriptional activator/DNA repair enzyme AdaA: protein MELSFEQMYQAILDKDIKYEGVFFTAVRTTGIFCRPSCTARKPKPENIEFFRSTKECILRGYRACKVCHPLELLSETPSYIKKIISELSADPSLKFKDYDLRQRGVEPHQLRRWFLKNHGMTFHAYQRMYRINSAFKKIQNGESVTDVAFKSGYESLSGFADSFKHIFGVSPKHSKQQTIIDLKRIETPLGTMYACAVTQGICLLEFTDRKMLETEFKNLAKTLNATVVQGDNPHFPLLEKELREYFEGKRQEFTVPLYSPGTEFQNRVWEALKNIPYGETKTYKQQAIAIGSADSVRAVANANGLNKISILIPCHRVVGTDGSLTGYGGGIWRKKWLLELEGKKS from the coding sequence ATGGAATTAAGTTTTGAGCAGATGTATCAGGCAATATTAGACAAAGACATCAAATATGAAGGGGTGTTTTTTACTGCCGTGAGGACAACAGGTATTTTTTGTCGGCCATCCTGTACCGCAAGAAAGCCGAAACCTGAAAATATCGAGTTTTTCAGGTCTACTAAGGAATGCATCCTTCGCGGATATCGGGCATGTAAAGTATGTCATCCACTTGAGCTGCTGAGCGAGACGCCTTCCTATATCAAAAAGATTATCTCCGAGTTATCTGCAGATCCAAGCTTAAAATTCAAAGACTATGATTTACGTCAGCGTGGTGTCGAGCCCCATCAGTTGAGACGCTGGTTTTTAAAAAACCACGGTATGACATTTCATGCTTATCAGCGGATGTACCGTATAAATTCAGCATTTAAAAAGATCCAAAACGGTGAATCTGTAACAGACGTCGCTTTTAAGTCAGGATACGAATCCCTTAGCGGTTTTGCGGATTCTTTTAAGCATATTTTTGGAGTTTCTCCTAAACATAGCAAGCAACAAACTATAATTGATCTAAAAAGGATCGAAACTCCGCTGGGCACAATGTATGCCTGTGCTGTAACGCAAGGCATATGTCTACTCGAGTTTACAGATCGAAAAATGCTGGAAACAGAGTTTAAAAATTTAGCAAAAACACTTAACGCAACGGTCGTGCAGGGCGACAATCCCCATTTTCCCTTATTGGAAAAGGAACTCAGAGAGTATTTTGAAGGAAAGCGGCAAGAATTTACAGTGCCTCTATATAGCCCCGGAACGGAGTTCCAGAACCGGGTATGGGAAGCGCTCAAAAACATTCCCTATGGCGAAACTAAAACCTACAAGCAACAAGCAATTGCCATAGGCAGCGCAGATTCGGTGCGGGCGGTCGCAAACGCGAACGGATTGAATAAAATTTCGATCTTAATACCCTGTCATCGCGTCGTTGGGACAGACGGAAGCCTGACCGGTTATGGAGGCGGTATCTGGCGTAAAAAATGGCTTTTGGAACTGGAGGGCAAAAAATCTTAG
- a CDS encoding MFS transporter gives MKTVNKWLALCVVLTAPLLYVIDIFIINIAIPTIKTNLHASDGEIQLVIASYLLGSACFLVTGGRAGDYLGKKKVFFGGMLAFTITSCICGLCQNATQLNIARFFQGVSSAFMVTQSISLIQVLFTDNRERAVAALLPFNKGNWHANKIL, from the coding sequence ATGAAAACCGTTAACAAATGGCTTGCACTATGTGTAGTGCTTACTGCACCCTTGCTATATGTAATTGATATCTTTATTATCAATATCGCGATTCCGACCATCAAGACAAATCTACACGCTTCCGATGGTGAAATACAATTAGTAATAGCCTCATATTTGTTAGGCAGCGCCTGCTTTCTGGTAACTGGCGGGCGAGCCGGTGACTATTTAGGTAAAAAGAAAGTTTTTTTTGGGGGAATGCTGGCATTTACAATCACATCCTGCATTTGCGGATTATGCCAAAATGCGACACAATTAAATATCGCACGTTTTTTTCAAGGCGTTAGTTCCGCATTTATGGTAACTCAGTCTATTTCATTAATTCAAGTTTTGTTCACAGACAACAGGGAAAGAGCAGTTGCAGCTTTATTACCATTCAACAAAGGAAACTGGCACGCAAACAAGATCCTTTGA
- a CDS encoding MFS transporter — MLFIYKVDWAACGMYFIPHAILFMLSSVCAGTRLPRYGRRVLQLGLSIILVSFVLQMIFFSHRDHPFISMLLIGLYGLGNGLVLPFLLNVVLDSIEEKDAGAASGIFSTFQQTASALGISIIGGIFYSVLEHEYFKNNYLFALQVGLSVGIFFLIIVWRMLSKLPHSYKPKKAILHKFE; from the coding sequence TTGCTGTTTATTTACAAAGTGGATTGGGCGGCCTGCGGTATGTATTTTATTCCCCATGCTATTCTATTTATGCTTTCATCGGTCTGTGCGGGAACACGCCTGCCACGATATGGCAGGCGTGTTCTTCAGCTGGGCCTCTCGATCATTTTAGTATCCTTTGTTTTACAAATGATATTCTTTTCGCACAGAGACCATCCATTCATTTCTATGCTGTTGATAGGACTGTATGGATTAGGCAACGGTTTAGTTCTTCCGTTTCTATTAAACGTGGTATTGGATAGTATTGAGGAAAAAGATGCAGGTGCTGCTTCGGGAATATTCTCTACATTTCAGCAGACAGCTTCTGCATTAGGAATAAGTATCATCGGCGGAATTTTCTACTCAGTTTTGGAGCATGAATACTTCAAGAATAATTATCTTTTTGCTCTACAAGTGGGATTGTCGGTGGGCATCTTTTTTCTGATCATAGTGTGGCGCATGTTATCGAAACTACCTCATTCTTACAAACCGAAAAAAGCAATCTTACATAAATTTGAATAA
- a CDS encoding SDR family oxidoreductase — protein MKILVIGGTGLTGRLVTKKLKNLGHEVIIGSPSHGVDIITGEGLSIALDGTEIVIDLSNSSSPEEENAIRFFETAAKNLVKAESAAGVKHHIVLSIVGTDDGQDIGYLRAKKLQEDHIKHSGIPFTVVRSTQFHEHTDAIIAVQGNGDKVFVSKVEYQPIALEDVTDFIVRYALEEPKNGTVEIAGPVRGSMDDFVAKYIEITGKPTRVVSDEESKYMHLLIPASLLVPAGQYSAGKVYFEDWALRTLET, from the coding sequence ATGAAAATCTTAGTAATCGGTGGTACAGGTCTTACCGGAAGACTAGTCACAAAGAAATTGAAAAATCTTGGCCATGAAGTGATCATTGGTTCGCCCTCGCATGGAGTGGATATCATCACTGGAGAAGGTCTTTCCATCGCCCTGGACGGGACAGAGATCGTGATCGACCTCTCGAACTCCTCGTCTCCGGAGGAAGAAAATGCCATCAGGTTTTTTGAAACGGCAGCAAAGAATCTGGTGAAAGCTGAATCAGCAGCAGGTGTTAAACATCATATCGTTCTTTCCATTGTCGGGACAGACGATGGGCAGGATATCGGTTATCTGCGTGCAAAGAAACTTCAGGAAGATCATATTAAACATTCAGGAATACCGTTTACAGTCGTCCGCTCGACACAGTTTCATGAGCATACGGACGCGATCATCGCGGTACAGGGAAACGGAGACAAGGTATTTGTTTCCAAGGTCGAGTATCAGCCTATTGCGCTGGAAGACGTCACAGATTTTATTGTCCGGTACGCGCTGGAAGAGCCAAAAAATGGTACTGTAGAAATTGCGGGACCCGTGAGAGGAAGTATGGATGATTTTGTTGCTAAATATATAGAGATAACTGGAAAGCCCACAAGAGTGGTATCTGATGAGGAGAGCAAATATATGCATCTGTTGATTCCGGCATCCTTGCTGGTACCTGCAGGACAGTACAGTGCTGGGAAGGTGTATTTTGAGGACTGGGCACTACGTACTTTGGAAACGTAA
- a CDS encoding YybH family protein has protein sequence MEGCEIAGSPTYRLSATPEGIVDSLVDHFNSRDIETMLSFYEHDAVVINSKGEPKRGRNEIAAELLHSFGFGLPIRINVRNIYAAGNLAALILDWKIIGTKKNGDIVNISGTSNDYAKKGIDGYWRCWFGNPFGVRVRNLL, from the coding sequence ATGGAAGGTTGTGAAATCGCGGGAAGCCCAACTTATAGACTGTCGGCCACCCCTGAAGGAATTGTTGATTCTCTTGTGGATCATTTTAACTCCCGAGATATTGAAACCATGCTTAGCTTCTATGAGCATGATGCAGTCGTTATCAATAGCAAAGGAGAACCAAAGCGCGGAAGAAACGAAATTGCCGCCGAGCTACTGCATTCTTTCGGATTCGGGCTGCCAATAAGAATTAACGTTAGAAATATCTATGCTGCGGGCAACCTGGCTGCATTGATATTGGACTGGAAAATTATCGGGACAAAAAAGAACGGTGATATTGTAAATATATCCGGGACTTCCAATGATTACGCGAAGAAAGGAATTGACGGATACTGGAGATGCTGGTTTGGAAACCCGTTTGGTGTGCGGGTACGTAACTTATTGTAA
- a CDS encoding helix-turn-helix domain-containing protein: MSKHGAILLNSMDYSSNIVVGVWDGSTPGIIKALNPHRHDHYTCMLVGSGTLEVIFDFERLTMPAGTLFVCPPNQVHQIIKVVGAAGYYISFEGRHLTESAKTALESSLADTWIVPLSGIEYGWFKSTLDSMIKLKGLNGGSRMEVEQPLLSAFIAQAALSFESSMLDDSSKAGTRAISIAKKFRNLVKADFRTLKRPSEYAEKLNISVAHLNDVVKRVTGHSVSQLIQKELLNEAQRLLYYSEMTVKEISYQLGYQDPKYFIRLFTKKAGRSPGDYRKTYRPQPNQP, from the coding sequence ATGTCGAAACATGGTGCTATTTTATTGAACAGTATGGACTACAGCAGTAATATTGTTGTTGGAGTTTGGGACGGATCCACACCGGGCATTATAAAAGCTCTAAATCCGCACAGGCATGACCACTATACGTGCATGCTGGTTGGATCTGGAACGCTGGAAGTTATCTTCGATTTTGAGCGCTTAACGATGCCTGCGGGAACTCTTTTTGTTTGTCCACCCAACCAGGTTCATCAGATTATCAAGGTCGTAGGTGCAGCAGGCTATTACATTTCATTTGAAGGCCGCCATCTTACCGAATCCGCAAAGACAGCGCTTGAAAGTTCTTTAGCAGACACGTGGATAGTCCCCCTATCCGGCATTGAATACGGGTGGTTTAAATCAACTCTTGATTCAATGATAAAATTGAAAGGCCTGAATGGAGGCTCCCGGATGGAAGTAGAACAGCCTCTTCTTTCAGCCTTTATTGCCCAGGCGGCCCTATCCTTTGAGAGTAGCATGTTGGACGACTCCAGCAAAGCAGGGACGCGGGCCATCAGCATCGCAAAAAAATTCAGAAATCTTGTAAAGGCGGATTTTCGCACATTAAAGCGCCCCTCGGAGTATGCAGAAAAGTTAAACATCTCTGTGGCACACCTTAATGATGTAGTAAAAAGGGTGACAGGCCATTCTGTGTCCCAGCTCATCCAAAAGGAGCTATTGAATGAAGCACAGCGCTTGCTCTATTACTCGGAAATGACTGTCAAGGAAATTTCCTATCAACTGGGCTATCAGGATCCAAAGTACTTCATCCGGCTGTTCACAAAAAAAGCCGGAAGATCGCCAGGTGATTACCGTAAGACATATCGCCCGCAGCCCAATCAGCCCTAG